Proteins from a genomic interval of Drosophila melanogaster chromosome 2R:
- the GstE11 gene encoding glutathione S transferase E11, isoform B, with protein sequence MSAKPILYYAPRSPPCRAVLLTAAALGLELDLRLVNVKAGEHKSAEFLKLNAQHTIPVLDDNGTIVSDSHIICSYLADKYAPEGDDSLYPKDPEKRRLVDARLYYDCGHLFPRIRFIVEPVIYFGAGEVPSDRVAYLQKAYDGLEHCLAEGDYLVGDKLTIADLSCIASVSTAEAFAPIEPDQFPRLVQWVKRIQALPYYQKNNQEGLDMLVGLVKGLLAERQQK encoded by the exons ATGTCGGCCAAACCCATCCTCTATTACGCTCCCCGTAGTCCCCCCTGTCGTGCTGTTCTGCTGACGGCCGCCGCCCTCGGTTTGGAGTTGGACTTGCG ACTGGTCAACGTAAAGGCCGGAGAGCACAAATCCGCCGAGTTTCTCAAGTTGAATGCGCAGCACACGATCCCCGTGCTCGATGATAACGGCACCATCGTGAGCGATTCGCACATTATCTGCAGCTATCTGGCAGATAAGTACGCACCGGAGGGCGATGATTCCCTGTATCCAAAGGATCCGGAGAAGCGGCGCCTGGTGGATGCCCGTTTGTACTACGATTGCGGTCATCTATTCCCGCGAATCCGTTTCATTGTCGAGCCGGTGATCTATTTCGGAGCTGGCGAGGTGCCCAGCGATCGAGTGGCCTACCTTCAGAAGGCCTATGATGGCTTGGAGCACTGTCTGGCTGAAGGTGATTACTTGGTGGGCGACAAGCTGACCATCGCCGATCTCAGCTGCATCGCATCGGTGTCCACGGCCGAGGCTTTTGCGCCAATCGAGCCGGATCAGTTTCCACGCCTGGTACAGTGGGTCAAGCGCATTCAGGCCCTTCCATACTACCAGAAAAACAATCAGGAAGGTCTGGATATGTTGGTGGGACTGGTTAAGGGACTTTTGGCTGAGCGACAGCAGAAGTAA